In Fusarium oxysporum f. sp. lycopersici 4287 chromosome 4, whole genome shotgun sequence, a genomic segment contains:
- a CDS encoding 60S ribosomal protein L12, with translation MPPKFDPNEVKVIHLRATGGEVGASSALAPKIGPLGLSPKKVGEDIAKATGDWKGLRVTVKLTIQNRQAAVSVVPTASSLIIKALKEPPRDRKKEKNIKHNKSVSLDEIIEIARTMRYKSFAKELSGTVKEILGTAYSVGCQVDGKPPQAIIEAIDSGDIDIPEE, from the exons CCACCTCCGCGCCACTGGTGGTGAGGTCGGTGCCTCCTCTGCTCTTGCTCCCAAGATCGGTCCTCTGGGTCTCTCCCCCAAGAAGGTCGGAGAAGACATTGCCAAGGCCACTGGCGACTGG AAAGGCTTGCGCGTGACTGTCAAGCTCACCATCCAGAACCGTCAGGCCGCCGTGTCGGTTGTGCCCACCGCTTCCTCCTTGATcatcaaggctctcaagGAGCCTCCTCGTGAtcgcaagaaggagaagaacatcaagcaCAACAAGTCTGTCAGCCTTGACGAGATCATCGAGATCGCCCGCACCATGCGATACAAGTCTTTCGCCAAGGAGCTCTCTGGTACTGTCAAGGAGATTCTCGGAACCGCCTACAGTGTTGGCTGCCAGGTCGACGGCAAGCCTCCCCAGGCTATTATCGAGGCCATTGACAGCGGAGACATTGACA TCCCTGAGGAGTAA
- a CDS encoding hypothetical protein (At least one base has a quality score < 10), whose translation MLPLLQMSPHAVTPPQSNLDTLSTFPNNDAATFNDHHPRNVPAPYQQPFAIRTSRPHRHTIPYGSALYPPRQEHHLRRKTPNGTVDAGYDGSPSLFSHGPPPSKHLVLPRSATATAFPLTGPPIRQSHYNGGIDYRRPSSVGNTGLSDDLQARPGSSTWAYGSDTALHHGALPTNHYGLHQAEGQYIPQGQPEAPGVFPNLYQPIIRAHEYNVRAFCPPPIVMNESLPFGQPGMHTPWNYHGRPGLVSARHVQPQDLRSFQQHCGSDLARRSSFASGFDSETQHHPGFDSGMYTQSYLRPPHMSSQQGFREKVLLQAHRVYVDLLAYAQTIRKPQTSKGAAGHNTSPRLLVYPKPPKPSLRISEAALGQDTTLFKSSSENDSYQDFQSRGHVVPYFQGPYNSYSSTGNSTLFAAAKSILDMLSSLCEQSTWSWIDGIMLGGCLHYGLDQYQEALEWFSRITALDSSHVEAITNKAATLYCLGRQDEAEKHWIRAVEVQPSYLEAVEHLVGLLYKKRSKEAVEIIDHVQRALRVSPAQNQQAGPHDQLVKPPGFASSGYAIHGKENGRVLALIHAKGTMLYSLKDVNRASEAFEEAVLISVGRQMTSIQDLVRRIQAALSPTETPVSHRNARHGTRPLLLPPERARHTAQLVFGGTGSLPGLQHVAEGSTKRAAVQTTSNSLLSLAKIFQDSLSSGQGLPNILRRPSGVEDILALYYLSLSLQESPSTANNVGILLAGVQQIASNPPTPNVDVPAHSSIPGIVPGSGLALALAYYHYGLRLDPKHVHLHTNLGSLLKDIGQLDLAIQMYEQAVACDGTFDIALTNLANAVKDRGRINDAITYYKRAVSSNPEFAEAVCGLSTALNSVCDWRGRGGVILKAGKYDRWHVDDKGLLIDARSFGHDSGLVKRVVRIINRQLSDASHWGQGVLDEKKIASFARQIKDLGLVTSFDPEQALRGWSNKPWEGSRVIRLIERVARATQWKWYQDQHVSGSQAHIQYTRLRLPSGLSVPSAPTVLPFHTFTCPLSAKDIRVISQRNGIRISCSTLRLPWLPSTVYPPPPPPNPNLNIGYVSSDFNNHPLAHLMQSVFGFHNPSRARAICYAITASDRSVHRQQIEREAPVFRDVSSWPADKLLEQIIKDEIHILVNLNGYTRGARNEIFAARPAPVQMSFMGFAGTLGAEWCDYILADSTAIPPETLRPWRGNFKITDVFKDDTEGEEEDWMYSENIIYCRDTFFCCDHAQSCDASERSVTWEQEQRRRWKMRKELFPALSDDTIIMGNFNQLYKIEPTTFRTWLRILAQVPKAVIWLLRFPELGEANLRRTAKAWAGEEVASRLIFTDVAPKSQHISRARVCDLFLDTPECNAHTTAADVLWSSTPLLTLPRYPYKMCSRMAASILKGALPKSNEGQEAAAELIAASEEEYEQRAVELATGLSYTMSADGYGQGDGRLADIRKLLWESKWHCGLFDTKRWVNDVETAYEQAWQRWVAGEGGDIYL comes from the exons ATGTTACCTCTCCTTCAAATGTCCCCTCACGCGGTGACGCCGCCGCAGTCGAATCTCGATACCCTCTCAACGTTCCCAAATAACGACGCCGCCACTTTCAACGACCATCACCCTCGCAATGTCCCAGCGCCGTATCAGCAGCCATTCGCGATTCGCACCTCTCGACCTCACCGGCACACTATCCCGTACGGCTCAGCTCTTTATCCGCCACGCCAAGAGCATCATTTACGACGAAAGACACCAAACGGTACTGTCGATGCCGGATATGACGGCTCGCCGTCGTTGTTCTCGCATGGTCCCCCGCCTTCAAAACATTTAGTTCTACCTCGATCAGCGACTGCTACGGCATTTCCCCTGACGGGCCCTCCAATACGCCAATCTCATTACAACGGGGGCATCGACTACCGCCGTCCATCTTCAGTCGGCAATACAGGTCTCAGCGATGACCTGCAGGCCCGTCCTGGATCTTCCACTTGGGCTTATGGGAGCGATACGGCATTACATCATGGTGCACTTCCCACTAATCATTATGGCCTTCATCAAGCCGAAGGCCAATACATTCCTCAAGGCCAGCCTGAAGCGCCGGGGGTATTCCCTAATCTTTACCAACCAATAATACGAGCTCACGAGTACAATGTCAGGGCATTTTGCCCACCCCCTATAGTCATGAACGAATCGCTGCCTTTTGGTCAGCCAGGCATGCATACTCCATGGAACTATCATGGCCGACCTGGCCTTGTCTCAGCAAGGCACGTTCAGCCGCAGGACTTGCGCTCTTTCCAGCAGCATTGTGGTTCTGATCTCGCACGTCGTTCTTCCTTTGCTTCAGGTTTTGACTCGGAAActcagcatcatcctggATTCGATTCGGGCATGTACACACAGTCATATCTTCGGCCACCTCATATGAGCAGTCAACAAGGTTTCAGAGAGAAAGTATTGTTACAGGCGCACAGGGTCTACGTTGATCTGCTGGCGTACGCACAAACTATCCGGAAACCGCAGACTTCCAAAGGAGCAGCAGGCCACAACACGTCCCCCAGGCTTCTTGTTTACCCTAAACCTCCGAAACCGTCCTTGAGAATATCTGAAGCCGCACTTGGACAAGATACTACATTATTCAAGAGCTCCTCTGAGAATGATTCGTACCAAGACTTCCAGTCAAGGGGACATGTCGTACCCTACTTTCAGGGGCCGTATAACAGTTATTCCTCCACGGGTAATTCAACACTTTTCGCGGCAGCAAAGTCTATTTTAGATATGCTCAGCAGTCTTTGCGAACAGAGTACCTGGAGCTGGATCGATGGGATAATGCTAGGGGGATGTTTGCACTATGGTCTAGATCAATATCAAGAGGCATTGGAATGGTTCTCGAGAATTACCGCCCTTGACTCGAG TCATGTCGAGGCAATTACGAATAAAGCCGCCACTCTTTACTGTCTCGGCCGCCAAGACGAGGCCGAGAAACACTGGATCAGAGCTGTGGAAGTGCAGCCTAGTTACTTAGAAGCTGTTGAACATCTTGTTGGACTTCTTTACAAAAAGCGCAGCAAAGAGGCCGTCGAGATCATCGACCACGTTCAACGCGCTCTAAGGGTATCGCCG GCACAGAATCAGCAAGCCGGACCTCACGACCAACTAGTGAAACCTCCTGGTTTCGCATCCAGTGGCTATGCTATTCATGGGAAAGAGAATGGGCGTGTTCTAGCTCTCATACATGCAAAGGGAACCATGCTATACAGTCTTAAAGATGTAAACAGAGCATCAGAGGCTTTTGAAGAGGCCGTGTTGATCAGCGTAGGTCGCCAAATGACTAGTATACAGGATCTCGTTCGTCGAATCCAGGCTGCCTTATCGCCAACAGAAACTCCAGTCTCGCATAGGAACGCTAGGCACGGTACTCGGCCCTTATTACTCCCTCCTGAACGGGCTCGTCATACTGCACAGCTCGTCTTCGGTGGCACCGGTTCTCTACCGGGACTGCAGCATGTGGCTGAAGGCTCAACCAAGCGAGCTGCTGTGCAGACTACGAGCAATTCGCTGTTATCGTTGGCTAAGATATTCCAAGATTCCTTGTCAAGCGGGCAAGGACTCCCGAACATTCTGCGACGCCCTTCTGGGGTCGAAGATATCCTGGCCCTTTACTATCTATCGCTTTCCCTTCAGGAAAGCCCTTCCACGGCTAACAATGTCGGCATTCTCCTCGCCGGTGTTCAACAGATAGCATCAAATCCCCCAACCCCGAATGTTGATGTGCCTGCCCATTCGAGCATTCCCGGCATTGTGCCAGGCAGCGGtctggctttggctttggcgtACTATCACTATGGCCTACGCCTGGATCCCAAGCATGTCCATTTACACACCAACTTGGGAAGTCTGCTCAAGGACATTGGACAGTTGGATCTTGCGATACAAATGTATGAACAGGCCGTGGCGTGCGATGGGACTTTTGATATCGCCTTGACAAACCTCGCCAATGCTGTCAAGGACAGGGGACGCATCAACGATGCAATAACGTATTACAAACGCGCTGTGAGCTCCAACCCCGAATTTGCCGAAGCCGTATGTGGTCTTTCTACAGCTCTCAACTCTGTTTGTGACTGGAGAGGTCGCGGTGGGGTCATCCTGAAGGCCGGGAAATATGATCGATGGCACGTTGATGACAAAGGTCTGCTCATTGATGCCCGTTCTTTCGGGCATGACAGCGGCCTCGTCAAGCGTGTCGTACGAATTATCAATCGCCAGTTGAGTGACGCATCACATTGGGGTCAGGGGGTtctcgatgagaagaaaatCGCCTCATTTGCGCGGCAGATTAAGGACCTGGGCCTGGTCACATCGTTCGACCCTGAGCAAGCTCTTAGGGGATGGAGCAACAAACCATGGGAGGGCTCCCGCGTGATACGTTTGATAGAGCGTGTAGCTCGTGCAACGCAATGGAAATGGTATCAGGATCAGCACGTCTCTGGCAGTCAAGCACATATCCAGTACACTCGGCTTCGATTACCCAGCGGACTCAGCGTTCCTTCAGCACCAACCGTCCTACCCTTCCACACTTTCACATGCCCCCTATCAGCAAAGGACATTCGAGTAATTTCACAGCGCAATGGCATTCGAATATCTTGTTCAACACTACGGTTGCCATGGCTCCCTTCCACAGTCTATCCCCCACCGCCTCCCCCTAACCCGAACCTTAACATAGGATACGTATCGTCGGACTTTAACAATCACCCCCTGGCTCACCT GATGCAATCAGTATTTGGATTCCACAATCCCAGTCGGGCACGCGCCATTTGCTATGCTATAACTGCAAGCGACCGATCTGTCCACCGACAGCAGATCGAAAGAGAGGCTCCTGTTTTTCGTGACGTCAGCAGCTGGCCCGCAGACAAACTGTTAGAACAAATCATCAAGGACGAGATTCATATACTTGTCAACCTCAACGGCTATACAAGAGGGGCACGCAACGAAATTTTTGCTGCACGACCTGCACCGGTCCAGATGTCTTTCATGGGCTTTGCCGGGACTCTGGGTGCTGAGTGGTGCGATTACATTCTGGCCGATAGCACAGCCATTCCACCAGAGACCCTACGGCCCTGGCGTGGAAACTTCAAGATCACCGATGTTTTCAAGGACGATACggagggcgaggaggaggactGGATGTACTCGGAAAATATCATATATTGCCGAGATACTTTCTTCTGTTGCGATCATGCTCAGTCATGCGATGCGAGTGAACGATCGGTTACTTGGGAACAAGAGCAGAGGCGTCGCTGGAAGATGCGAAAGGAGCTTTTTCCTGCTTTGAGTGATGACACTATCATCATGGGCAATTTCAATCAGTTATACAAG ATCGAGCCTACAACCTTTAGAACATGGCTAAGAATCCTGGCACAGGTGCCAAAGGCAGTGATATGGCTACTTCGGTTTCCGGAGCTCGGGGAAGCCAATCTGCGGCGAACTGCTAAGGCCTGGGCTGGTGAAGAAGTGGCCAGTCGTCTGATCTTCACAGATGTTGCGCCAAAGAGTCAGCATATCTCGAGGGCTCGTGTGTGTGACCTGTTTCTCGACACCCCTGAGTGCAACGCCCATACAACAGCGGCAGATGTTCTCTGGTCAAGCACACCCCTACTCACGCTTCCTCGATACCCATACAAGATGTGCTCTCGCATGGCCGCATCAATCTTGAAGGGCGCTCTACCTAAATCAAACGAAGGCCAAGAGGCTGCAGCAGAACTGATTGCCGCGAGTGAAGAAGAATACGAGCAACGCGCGGTTGAACTCGCCACCGGCCTCAGCTACACCATGTCAGCGGACGGCTATGGTCAGGGTGATGGCCGCTTGGCAGATATACGCAAGTTGTTGTGGGAAAGCAAATGGCACTGCGGGCTCTTCGACACGAAGCGTTGGGTGAATGACGTTGAAACAGCCTATGAGCAAGCGTGGCAACGATGGGTTGCTGGCGAAGGCGGCGACATTTATTTATGA
- a CDS encoding hypothetical protein (At least one base has a quality score < 10), producing the protein MLPLLQMSPHAVTPPQSNLDTLSTFPNNDAATFNDHHPRNVPAPYQQPFAIRTSRPHRHTIPYGSALYPPRQEHHLRRKTPNGTVDAGYDGSPSLFSHGPPPSKHLVLPRSATATAFPLTGPPIRQSHYNGGIDYRRPSSVGNTGLSDDLQARPGSSTWAYGSDTALHHGALPTNHYGLHQAEGQYIPQGQPEAPGVFPNLYQPIIRAHEYNVRAFCPPPIVMNESLPFGQPGMHTPWNYHGRPGLVSARHVQPQDLRSFQQHCGSDLARRSSFASGFDSETQHHPGFDSGMYTQSYLRPPHMSSQQGFREKVLLQAHRVYVDLLAYAQTIRKPQTSKGAAGHNTSPRLLVYPKPPKPSLRISEAALGQDTTLFKSSSENDSYQDFQSRGHVVPYFQGPYNSYSSTGNSTLFAAAKSILDMLSSLCEQSTWSWIDGIMLGGCLHYGLDQYQEALEWFSRITALDSSHVEAITNKAATLYCLGRQDEAEKHWIRAVEVQPSYLEAVEHLVGLLYKKRSKEAVEIIDHVQRALRVSPAQNQQAGPHDQLVKPPGFASSGYAIHGKENGRVLALIHAKGTMLYSLKDVNRASEAFEEAVLISVGRQMTSIQDLVRRIQAALSPTETPVSHRNARHGTRPLLLPPERARHTAQLVFGGTGSLPGLQHVAEGSTKRAAVQTTSNSLLSLAKIFQDSLSSGQGLPNILRRPSGVEDILALYYLSLSLQESPSTANNVGILLAGVQQIASNPPTPNVDVPAHSSIPGIVPGSGLALALAYYHYGLRLDPKHVHLHTNLGSLLKDIGQLDLAIQMYEQAVACDGTFDIALTNLANAVKDRGRINDAITYYKRAVSSNPEFAEAVCGLSTALNSVCDWRGRGGVILKAGKYDRWHVDDKGLLIDARSFGHDSGLVKRVVRIINRQLSDASHWGQGVLDEKKIASFARQIKDLGLVTSFDPEQALRGWSNKPWEGSRVIRLIERVARATQWKWYQDQHVSGSQAHIQYTRLRLPSGLSVPSAPTVLPFHTFTCPLSAKDIRVISQRNGIRISCSTLRLPWLPSTVYPPPPPPNPNLNIGYVSSDFNNHPLAHLMQSVFGFHNPSRARAICYAITASDRSVHRQQIEREAPVFRDVSSWPADKLLEQIIKDEIHILVNLNGYTRGARNEIFAARPAPVQMSFMGFAGTLGAEWCDYILADSTAIPPETLRPWRGNFKITDVFKDDTEGEEEDWMYSENIIYCRDTFFCCDHAQSCDASERSVTWEQEQRRRWKMRKELFPALSDDTIIMGNFNQLYKVRPSLIQLFTGVSLTDLDQIEPTTFRTWLRILAQVPKAVIWLLRFPELGEANLRRTAKAWAGEEVASRLIFTDVAPKSQHISRARVCDLFLDTPECNAHTTAADVLWSSTPLLTLPRYPYKMCSRMAASILKGALPKSNEGQEAAAELIAASEEEYEQRAVELATGLSYTMSADGYGQGDGRLADIRKLLWESKWHCGLFDTKRWVNDVETAYEQAWQRWVAGEGGDIYL; encoded by the exons ATGTTACCTCTCCTTCAAATGTCCCCTCACGCGGTGACGCCGCCGCAGTCGAATCTCGATACCCTCTCAACGTTCCCAAATAACGACGCCGCCACTTTCAACGACCATCACCCTCGCAATGTCCCAGCGCCGTATCAGCAGCCATTCGCGATTCGCACCTCTCGACCTCACCGGCACACTATCCCGTACGGCTCAGCTCTTTATCCGCCACGCCAAGAGCATCATTTACGACGAAAGACACCAAACGGTACTGTCGATGCCGGATATGACGGCTCGCCGTCGTTGTTCTCGCATGGTCCCCCGCCTTCAAAACATTTAGTTCTACCTCGATCAGCGACTGCTACGGCATTTCCCCTGACGGGCCCTCCAATACGCCAATCTCATTACAACGGGGGCATCGACTACCGCCGTCCATCTTCAGTCGGCAATACAGGTCTCAGCGATGACCTGCAGGCCCGTCCTGGATCTTCCACTTGGGCTTATGGGAGCGATACGGCATTACATCATGGTGCACTTCCCACTAATCATTATGGCCTTCATCAAGCCGAAGGCCAATACATTCCTCAAGGCCAGCCTGAAGCGCCGGGGGTATTCCCTAATCTTTACCAACCAATAATACGAGCTCACGAGTACAATGTCAGGGCATTTTGCCCACCCCCTATAGTCATGAACGAATCGCTGCCTTTTGGTCAGCCAGGCATGCATACTCCATGGAACTATCATGGCCGACCTGGCCTTGTCTCAGCAAGGCACGTTCAGCCGCAGGACTTGCGCTCTTTCCAGCAGCATTGTGGTTCTGATCTCGCACGTCGTTCTTCCTTTGCTTCAGGTTTTGACTCGGAAActcagcatcatcctggATTCGATTCGGGCATGTACACACAGTCATATCTTCGGCCACCTCATATGAGCAGTCAACAAGGTTTCAGAGAGAAAGTATTGTTACAGGCGCACAGGGTCTACGTTGATCTGCTGGCGTACGCACAAACTATCCGGAAACCGCAGACTTCCAAAGGAGCAGCAGGCCACAACACGTCCCCCAGGCTTCTTGTTTACCCTAAACCTCCGAAACCGTCCTTGAGAATATCTGAAGCCGCACTTGGACAAGATACTACATTATTCAAGAGCTCCTCTGAGAATGATTCGTACCAAGACTTCCAGTCAAGGGGACATGTCGTACCCTACTTTCAGGGGCCGTATAACAGTTATTCCTCCACGGGTAATTCAACACTTTTCGCGGCAGCAAAGTCTATTTTAGATATGCTCAGCAGTCTTTGCGAACAGAGTACCTGGAGCTGGATCGATGGGATAATGCTAGGGGGATGTTTGCACTATGGTCTAGATCAATATCAAGAGGCATTGGAATGGTTCTCGAGAATTACCGCCCTTGACTCGAG TCATGTCGAGGCAATTACGAATAAAGCCGCCACTCTTTACTGTCTCGGCCGCCAAGACGAGGCCGAGAAACACTGGATCAGAGCTGTGGAAGTGCAGCCTAGTTACTTAGAAGCTGTTGAACATCTTGTTGGACTTCTTTACAAAAAGCGCAGCAAAGAGGCCGTCGAGATCATCGACCACGTTCAACGCGCTCTAAGGGTATCGCCG GCACAGAATCAGCAAGCCGGACCTCACGACCAACTAGTGAAACCTCCTGGTTTCGCATCCAGTGGCTATGCTATTCATGGGAAAGAGAATGGGCGTGTTCTAGCTCTCATACATGCAAAGGGAACCATGCTATACAGTCTTAAAGATGTAAACAGAGCATCAGAGGCTTTTGAAGAGGCCGTGTTGATCAGCGTAGGTCGCCAAATGACTAGTATACAGGATCTCGTTCGTCGAATCCAGGCTGCCTTATCGCCAACAGAAACTCCAGTCTCGCATAGGAACGCTAGGCACGGTACTCGGCCCTTATTACTCCCTCCTGAACGGGCTCGTCATACTGCACAGCTCGTCTTCGGTGGCACCGGTTCTCTACCGGGACTGCAGCATGTGGCTGAAGGCTCAACCAAGCGAGCTGCTGTGCAGACTACGAGCAATTCGCTGTTATCGTTGGCTAAGATATTCCAAGATTCCTTGTCAAGCGGGCAAGGACTCCCGAACATTCTGCGACGCCCTTCTGGGGTCGAAGATATCCTGGCCCTTTACTATCTATCGCTTTCCCTTCAGGAAAGCCCTTCCACGGCTAACAATGTCGGCATTCTCCTCGCCGGTGTTCAACAGATAGCATCAAATCCCCCAACCCCGAATGTTGATGTGCCTGCCCATTCGAGCATTCCCGGCATTGTGCCAGGCAGCGGtctggctttggctttggcgtACTATCACTATGGCCTACGCCTGGATCCCAAGCATGTCCATTTACACACCAACTTGGGAAGTCTGCTCAAGGACATTGGACAGTTGGATCTTGCGATACAAATGTATGAACAGGCCGTGGCGTGCGATGGGACTTTTGATATCGCCTTGACAAACCTCGCCAATGCTGTCAAGGACAGGGGACGCATCAACGATGCAATAACGTATTACAAACGCGCTGTGAGCTCCAACCCCGAATTTGCCGAAGCCGTATGTGGTCTTTCTACAGCTCTCAACTCTGTTTGTGACTGGAGAGGTCGCGGTGGGGTCATCCTGAAGGCCGGGAAATATGATCGATGGCACGTTGATGACAAAGGTCTGCTCATTGATGCCCGTTCTTTCGGGCATGACAGCGGCCTCGTCAAGCGTGTCGTACGAATTATCAATCGCCAGTTGAGTGACGCATCACATTGGGGTCAGGGGGTtctcgatgagaagaaaatCGCCTCATTTGCGCGGCAGATTAAGGACCTGGGCCTGGTCACATCGTTCGACCCTGAGCAAGCTCTTAGGGGATGGAGCAACAAACCATGGGAGGGCTCCCGCGTGATACGTTTGATAGAGCGTGTAGCTCGTGCAACGCAATGGAAATGGTATCAGGATCAGCACGTCTCTGGCAGTCAAGCACATATCCAGTACACTCGGCTTCGATTACCCAGCGGACTCAGCGTTCCTTCAGCACCAACCGTCCTACCCTTCCACACTTTCACATGCCCCCTATCAGCAAAGGACATTCGAGTAATTTCACAGCGCAATGGCATTCGAATATCTTGTTCAACACTACGGTTGCCATGGCTCCCTTCCACAGTCTATCCCCCACCGCCTCCCCCTAACCCGAACCTTAACATAGGATACGTATCGTCGGACTTTAACAATCACCCCCTGGCTCACCT GATGCAATCAGTATTTGGATTCCACAATCCCAGTCGGGCACGCGCCATTTGCTATGCTATAACTGCAAGCGACCGATCTGTCCACCGACAGCAGATCGAAAGAGAGGCTCCTGTTTTTCGTGACGTCAGCAGCTGGCCCGCAGACAAACTGTTAGAACAAATCATCAAGGACGAGATTCATATACTTGTCAACCTCAACGGCTATACAAGAGGGGCACGCAACGAAATTTTTGCTGCACGACCTGCACCGGTCCAGATGTCTTTCATGGGCTTTGCCGGGACTCTGGGTGCTGAGTGGTGCGATTACATTCTGGCCGATAGCACAGCCATTCCACCAGAGACCCTACGGCCCTGGCGTGGAAACTTCAAGATCACCGATGTTTTCAAGGACGATACggagggcgaggaggaggactGGATGTACTCGGAAAATATCATATATTGCCGAGATACTTTCTTCTGTTGCGATCATGCTCAGTCATGCGATGCGAGTGAACGATCGGTTACTTGGGAACAAGAGCAGAGGCGTCGCTGGAAGATGCGAAAGGAGCTTTTTCCTGCTTTGAGTGATGACACTATCATCATGGGCAATTTCAATCAGTTATACAAGGTACGTCCGTCGCTCATTCAGCTCTTTACCGGAGTTTCACTGACTGACCTCGACCAGATCGAGCCTACAACCTTTAGAACATGGCTAAGAATCCTGGCACAGGTGCCAAAGGCAGTGATATGGCTACTTCGGTTTCCGGAGCTCGGGGAAGCCAATCTGCGGCGAACTGCTAAGGCCTGGGCTGGTGAAGAAGTGGCCAGTCGTCTGATCTTCACAGATGTTGCGCCAAAGAGTCAGCATATCTCGAGGGCTCGTGTGTGTGACCTGTTTCTCGACACCCCTGAGTGCAACGCCCATACAACAGCGGCAGATGTTCTCTGGTCAAGCACACCCCTACTCACGCTTCCTCGATACCCATACAAGATGTGCTCTCGCATGGCCGCATCAATCTTGAAGGGCGCTCTACCTAAATCAAACGAAGGCCAAGAGGCTGCAGCAGAACTGATTGCCGCGAGTGAAGAAGAATACGAGCAACGCGCGGTTGAACTCGCCACCGGCCTCAGCTACACCATGTCAGCGGACGGCTATGGTCAGGGTGATGGCCGCTTGGCAGATATACGCAAGTTGTTGTGGGAAAGCAAATGGCACTGCGGGCTCTTCGACACGAAGCGTTGGGTGAATGACGTTGAAACAGCCTATGAGCAAGCGTGGCAACGATGGGTTGCTGGCGAAGGCGGCGACATTTATTTATGA